Proteins encoded in a region of the Halioglobus maricola genome:
- a CDS encoding CaiB/BaiF CoA transferase family protein has protein sequence MSNAARPLEGIRVIEMGQLLAGPFTGTILGYFGAEVIKVEPPTGDPVRGWRLLDDNGLAYWWRSLGRNKKSVTLDLKSERGQQLAKELITTADVVVENFRPGMMEKWGIGPDTMKTVNPGLIYARISGYGQDGPYSSKPGYASVTEGFGGFRYINGEEGKPPIRTNISMGDTLSAIHAALGIALAIIQRSKPGGEGQVIDVALYESIFNLMEGIVPEYDGAGAVRGPSGTTVTGIVPTNTYLCDDGKHVVIGGNGDSIYKRLMAVAGRSDLGEHPEMADNAGRVKHQAEIDGALADWCAGHSSKHIISVLEEARVPVGPIYSVEDMVADEHYNARGMFESVEIDGKPLKIPAILPKMQGTPGRTDWAGGDIGSHNDEVLKGILELGDDEMAKLKEEGIIGG, from the coding sequence ATGTCTAACGCCGCAAGGCCCCTCGAAGGTATTCGCGTTATTGAAATGGGCCAGTTGTTGGCCGGCCCGTTCACCGGCACCATTCTCGGTTACTTCGGTGCTGAGGTGATCAAGGTAGAGCCTCCCACTGGCGACCCTGTGCGCGGCTGGCGCCTGCTCGATGACAACGGCCTCGCATACTGGTGGCGTAGCCTAGGCCGCAACAAGAAGAGTGTCACTCTCGATCTGAAGTCCGAGCGCGGCCAACAGCTTGCCAAGGAATTGATTACCACGGCCGATGTTGTGGTGGAGAACTTCCGCCCGGGGATGATGGAAAAGTGGGGCATTGGCCCGGATACAATGAAGACCGTGAACCCAGGCCTTATCTATGCCCGGATTTCTGGTTACGGCCAGGATGGCCCCTATTCTTCCAAGCCCGGCTACGCCTCTGTGACTGAGGGTTTTGGTGGATTCCGCTATATCAACGGGGAAGAGGGTAAGCCGCCAATTCGGACCAATATCAGTATGGGCGATACTCTTTCTGCGATTCACGCAGCCCTGGGTATTGCCCTGGCGATTATCCAGCGCTCCAAACCCGGTGGCGAAGGCCAGGTTATCGACGTAGCCCTGTATGAATCCATTTTCAACCTGATGGAGGGTATTGTGCCTGAGTACGATGGCGCCGGCGCTGTGCGTGGTCCGTCTGGCACGACTGTGACAGGCATCGTGCCGACTAACACTTACCTGTGTGATGACGGCAAGCATGTAGTAATCGGCGGCAATGGCGATTCCATCTATAAACGCCTGATGGCAGTGGCGGGGCGGTCGGACCTCGGGGAACACCCTGAGATGGCCGACAACGCAGGCAGGGTTAAGCATCAGGCGGAAATCGACGGTGCTCTGGCGGACTGGTGTGCCGGGCACAGCTCCAAGCACATTATCTCCGTGCTGGAAGAAGCGCGGGTGCCGGTAGGTCCTATCTATAGCGTTGAAGATATGGTGGCCGACGAACACTACAACGCCCGCGGTATGTTCGAGTCCGTTGAGATCGATGGCAAGCCGCTTAAAATTCCAGCGATCCTGCCGAAAATGCAGGGCACTCCTGGCCGCACAGACTGGGCGGGGGGCGACATCGGCAGCCACAATGACGAGGTACTTAAAGGTATTCTCGAGTTGGGCGATGATGAGATGGCGAAGCTGAAGGAAGAGGGCATTATCGGTGGTTGA
- a CDS encoding DUF6868 family protein, translated as MATATTFLGWYTIINLGIYSLTAIALTLFRSKIKGIHAKLTSVPIEQLDELYFSYLANFKLAIIFLSLSPYLALKIMGG; from the coding sequence ATGGCTACAGCGACTACTTTTCTGGGTTGGTATACCATCATCAATCTAGGAATCTATAGCCTCACCGCTATCGCACTGACATTGTTCAGAAGTAAAATTAAGGGTATACACGCTAAACTGACTTCTGTGCCTATTGAGCAATTGGACGAGTTGTACTTCAGTTACTTGGCTAACTTCAAACTAGCAATAATTTTTCTTTCTCTGTCACCTTATCTCGCACTTAAAATTATGGGTGGCTGA
- a CDS encoding chromophore lyase CpcT/CpeT — translation MPRFMRLISATLTAIILLSAAMSASAMSEADEFALFLDWFEGEYDNHEQVWQQEVDEVAEDDRLEHIHHRFVAVDAPAIGDNVFFVIQTMDDDMNKVYRQRIYDFTIDQEEGAIKLVIYRMSDEEKYRNTWQDTSLIKDITMDEVSTLAGCEVFWKHNGEFFDGYMKDKACHFFSKRSNKEIYITDTLRLTDSEIWISDKAFDAEGNKIFGRDVPHKNRKVRKFEAWMAVKKNKVDPSYEGDDMFFNSKVIMHNEGHTVQITDDEGEPTGYSVQLAQLTYQNTKTAILKLGVIEDSSGDTLVYTWASTGSDRIGINLRWLQAGLTAVEE, via the coding sequence ATGCCCCGTTTCATGCGCCTGATTTCCGCCACTTTAACGGCGATTATTCTTCTTTCCGCGGCCATGTCAGCCAGCGCAATGTCTGAGGCAGACGAATTTGCCCTGTTCCTCGATTGGTTTGAGGGCGAATACGACAATCACGAGCAGGTCTGGCAGCAGGAGGTCGATGAGGTCGCGGAGGACGATCGCCTAGAACACATCCATCACCGTTTTGTTGCTGTTGATGCGCCAGCCATAGGTGACAATGTCTTTTTCGTTATCCAGACGATGGATGACGACATGAACAAGGTCTACCGTCAGCGCATCTATGACTTCACCATCGATCAAGAGGAGGGCGCCATCAAGCTGGTGATCTATCGCATGTCCGATGAGGAAAAGTATCGCAACACCTGGCAAGACACTTCCCTGATCAAAGACATTACGATGGATGAAGTAAGCACCCTGGCAGGGTGTGAAGTCTTCTGGAAGCACAACGGTGAATTCTTCGATGGCTATATGAAGGACAAGGCCTGCCACTTCTTCTCCAAGCGTTCCAACAAGGAAATTTACATCACTGACACGCTCCGGCTGACCGACAGTGAAATATGGATATCTGATAAGGCGTTTGACGCTGAAGGCAATAAAATTTTTGGTCGGGATGTGCCGCACAAGAATCGCAAGGTGCGAAAATTCGAAGCCTGGATGGCGGTGAAAAAGAACAAGGTCGATCCCAGCTATGAAGGCGACGATATGTTCTTCAACAGCAAAGTGATCATGCATAACGAAGGCCATACCGTGCAGATCACGGATGACGAAGGTGAGCCGACAGGTTATTCCGTGCAGCTCGCACAATTGACCTACCAGAACACGAAAACCGCCATACTCAAGCTCGGCGTCATTGAAGACAGTAGCGGTGATACGCTGGTGTACACATGGGCGTCCACAGGCTCCGATCGAATTGGTATCAATTTGCGCTGGCTGCAGGCGGGACTGACCGCCGTCGAGGAATAG
- a CDS encoding hydroxymethylglutaryl-CoA lyase: MVESVVFTDVGPRDGLQNQPRILTVGERLALIESIADAGVRNIEVGSFVSPRAVPAMAGTDELVGRLPTDDGVHYSALIPNRKGYELARDAGVRTVNMVLYSSEGMAQRNVKMSIAEAEDATAQILEMARNDGVSVVAAIATAFCCPFDGPTDPGVVKDIVRRFMATDIEQLVLADTIGAAHPLEVRSITADLVAEHGADRLGCHFHDTRAMGLALVFAALESGIYRFDASIGGLGGCPFAPGASGNVASEDVVMMLEQMGVDTGIDLEALLRASDLSEKLTGTAPGGRAKPWLGPWLEKQKA, encoded by the coding sequence GTGGTTGAGAGCGTAGTTTTTACCGATGTCGGGCCGCGTGATGGCCTCCAGAACCAGCCCAGGATTCTCACCGTGGGTGAACGGCTCGCGCTGATCGAATCCATCGCAGATGCCGGGGTTAGAAATATCGAAGTAGGCAGTTTTGTTTCACCCCGGGCCGTGCCTGCAATGGCAGGAACAGACGAGCTGGTAGGCCGTTTGCCTACCGATGATGGCGTGCATTACAGCGCCTTGATTCCCAATCGCAAAGGTTACGAACTAGCTCGCGATGCAGGTGTGCGCACCGTAAATATGGTGCTTTACTCCAGCGAGGGGATGGCCCAGCGCAATGTAAAAATGAGTATTGCCGAGGCGGAAGACGCCACCGCTCAGATTCTTGAAATGGCCAGGAATGACGGTGTGTCAGTGGTTGCCGCCATCGCGACTGCGTTTTGCTGCCCCTTCGACGGCCCGACTGACCCAGGTGTCGTGAAAGACATCGTGCGTCGATTTATGGCTACCGATATTGAGCAGCTTGTACTGGCCGATACCATTGGCGCAGCCCATCCCCTGGAAGTGCGCAGCATCACCGCCGACCTCGTAGCGGAACACGGTGCTGATCGATTGGGTTGCCATTTTCATGACACACGGGCAATGGGTCTCGCGCTGGTGTTTGCCGCTCTGGAATCCGGCATCTACCGTTTTGATGCGTCGATCGGCGGCCTGGGCGGTTGCCCCTTTGCGCCGGGAGCCAGTGGAAATGTGGCCAGTGAAGACGTGGTGATGATGCTGGAGCAGATGGGCGTCGATACAGGCATAGACCTGGAAGCTCTGCTGCGAGCCTCAGATCTCTCCGAAAAGCTAACCGGTACCGCTCCGGGCGGTCGCGCTAAACCCTGGCTGGGGCCCTGGTTGGAAAAGCAGAAGGCCTGA
- a CDS encoding FAD-binding oxidoreductase: MREQLLQLLGDEAVSEEDSRRELFSQDVFREGALAAFVAAPGTVEELQALVTLAADHGYALVPRGGAMSYTDGIVPVRERSVVVDMSRLNRVLEINEEDMTVTVEAGCSWSDLYEALKPKGLRTPYWGTLSGIKATVGGSLSQNSIFWGSGQYGTAADNVIGIDVVLADGSLLQTGSAGQKNSSAFMRQFGPDLTGLFTCDCSALGIKARITLPLVPERKHKRFISGSFGSFVDMQRGMSEVSRSELASECFGFDPYLQGQRMRRESLAKDVKALTGVMKSAGGIGKALKEGARVALAGRNFIDEQDWSVHYVVEDFSEAGAQAREEALLDIIRAADGKLVENTIPKVLNSHPFGPVNNMVGPEGERWVPVHALVPHSKALQVYELTESVFAEHAQAIEKFNIGVGYLLAVVSTSVFVLEPVFFWPDELKALHRDSVEPAHFKKLKGFPENLEARAAVTTIRKQLIAAYTELGTSHLQLGKSYNYQQGLRPENQALMQSLKATLDPNGIMNPGVLGFGEA, from the coding sequence ATGCGCGAGCAACTGCTGCAATTACTGGGTGATGAGGCTGTCTCCGAAGAGGACAGCCGGCGCGAACTGTTTAGCCAGGATGTTTTCCGGGAAGGGGCGTTGGCAGCGTTTGTCGCGGCGCCAGGCACTGTTGAGGAACTGCAGGCGCTAGTCACTTTGGCGGCCGACCATGGTTATGCCCTCGTACCCCGTGGCGGCGCCATGAGCTATACAGACGGTATTGTTCCCGTGCGTGAGCGCAGTGTTGTCGTTGATATGTCGCGCTTAAATCGCGTGCTCGAGATCAATGAGGAAGATATGACAGTGACGGTGGAGGCGGGCTGTAGTTGGTCTGATCTCTATGAGGCACTTAAGCCCAAAGGGCTGCGCACGCCATATTGGGGAACACTTTCAGGCATTAAGGCGACAGTAGGCGGGAGTCTCTCCCAGAACAGTATCTTTTGGGGCTCCGGTCAGTATGGTACCGCGGCAGACAATGTGATTGGGATAGACGTGGTGCTCGCGGATGGCTCACTCCTGCAAACAGGTTCCGCCGGGCAAAAGAATTCAAGCGCCTTCATGCGGCAGTTCGGCCCCGATCTCACCGGGCTGTTCACCTGTGATTGTTCTGCCCTGGGCATCAAGGCACGCATCACGCTTCCTCTGGTGCCAGAGCGCAAGCACAAACGGTTTATTTCGGGCTCGTTCGGCAGCTTCGTCGATATGCAGAGAGGCATGAGCGAAGTTTCGCGTTCTGAGCTGGCCAGCGAATGTTTTGGGTTCGACCCCTACCTGCAGGGCCAGCGTATGCGCAGGGAAAGTCTTGCCAAGGACGTGAAAGCGCTCACAGGAGTGATGAAGTCAGCGGGCGGCATTGGTAAAGCGCTTAAAGAGGGCGCGCGAGTGGCACTGGCGGGTCGCAATTTTATCGACGAGCAGGATTGGTCTGTGCACTACGTCGTCGAGGATTTCAGCGAGGCAGGCGCCCAGGCGCGCGAAGAGGCGCTGTTAGATATTATTCGCGCAGCTGACGGCAAACTCGTCGAAAACACGATCCCCAAAGTACTCAACAGTCACCCCTTTGGCCCGGTCAACAATATGGTGGGCCCTGAGGGGGAGCGCTGGGTACCTGTGCACGCCCTGGTGCCACACAGTAAAGCGCTGCAGGTATATGAGTTGACCGAAAGCGTGTTTGCCGAGCACGCGCAAGCCATCGAAAAATTCAACATCGGCGTGGGTTACCTGCTCGCCGTGGTCTCCACCTCAGTGTTTGTGCTCGAACCGGTATTTTTCTGGCCGGACGAACTGAAAGCCTTGCATCGAGATAGCGTCGAGCCCGCGCATTTCAAGAAACTGAAGGGTTTCCCTGAAAACCTGGAGGCGCGCGCCGCGGTGACCACTATTCGCAAGCAACTGATAGCCGCATATACCGAGCTTGGTACCTCCCACCTGCAGTTGGGTAAGTCGTACAACTACCAGCAGGGGTTGCGGCCGGAAAATCAGGCGCTTATGCAATCACTGAAGGCGACACTGGACCCCAATGGCATTATGAATCCGGGTGTACTCGGTTTCGGCGAGGCCTGA
- a CDS encoding MarC family protein yields MIDIVATFITFFAVVDPIGTVPVFIAVTHPFSDKDKRRIALKATLAAAGVLLFFVIAGEMILSAMSIPLSAFQIAGGIVLFLFALTMIFGESKPDEELRLAKNHNETAIFPLAVPSIASPGAMLAAVLLTENTLYSVAEQAQTYAVLLAVLSLTCVLMLLAGPINRLIGSSGASVVSRVMGLILSAVAMTNLLAGIESYFSLG; encoded by the coding sequence ATGATTGATATTGTTGCGACCTTTATCACCTTCTTCGCGGTGGTTGACCCCATCGGGACAGTGCCCGTCTTTATCGCAGTCACTCACCCGTTTAGTGACAAAGACAAGCGGCGCATTGCACTGAAGGCCACGCTGGCGGCGGCGGGCGTACTTTTGTTCTTTGTCATCGCAGGTGAAATGATTCTGTCTGCAATGTCGATTCCACTTTCCGCTTTCCAGATAGCCGGCGGTATCGTGTTATTTTTATTCGCGTTGACGATGATTTTCGGCGAGAGCAAACCGGACGAAGAGCTTCGCCTGGCGAAGAATCACAACGAAACTGCGATATTCCCGTTGGCGGTGCCATCAATTGCCAGCCCAGGTGCAATGTTGGCCGCCGTGTTGCTTACCGAAAATACGCTTTACAGTGTTGCAGAGCAGGCTCAGACATACGCTGTATTGTTGGCTGTACTATCTCTTACCTGCGTTTTGATGCTGCTTGCAGGTCCTATCAATCGGCTTATTGGTAGTAGTGGTGCCAGTGTCGTGAGCCGCGTAATGGGTTTGATTCTTTCTGCGGTAGCAATGACCAATCTTTTGGCCGGAATAGAGTCTTACTTTTCGCTGGGCTGA
- a CDS encoding alpha/beta fold hydrolase translates to MFRGYLTLGSGRQVHYRRSGTGFPLVMLHPSPLSSAFLEPLIRFLADDFDVIALDTPGYGDSDPLPAAADNLEPYVAVIGEVLAQLGDNRFLLYGNATGAQLAVESAKLFPQVVAGVVLENAAAFSDIEREEIMDGYFPDLTPQEDGSHIELAWKIARQTFQYFPWYDTSDAARIADAEPPRALVEATVNAYLKAGPDYARAYRLAFANERPEQLAAVTVPTRVMMWQDALLLAYGERLRHAGLPKNIEFVDAAEGIEARYIALREAFLSFER, encoded by the coding sequence TTGTTCCGCGGCTATCTGACACTGGGCAGCGGTAGGCAGGTGCACTACCGCAGAAGCGGCACCGGTTTTCCGCTGGTGATGCTGCATCCTTCGCCATTGTCCTCAGCTTTCCTTGAACCCTTGATCCGCTTTCTGGCGGATGACTTTGACGTTATCGCGCTCGATACACCTGGCTATGGCGACAGTGACCCACTGCCTGCTGCAGCTGACAATCTGGAGCCCTATGTGGCGGTTATCGGCGAAGTGCTGGCCCAGTTGGGGGATAATCGTTTTTTGCTTTATGGCAATGCCACCGGCGCGCAGTTGGCCGTAGAATCAGCCAAATTGTTTCCGCAGGTAGTGGCGGGGGTGGTGCTGGAAAATGCAGCTGCCTTTTCCGATATCGAGCGCGAGGAGATTATGGATGGCTACTTTCCTGATCTCACGCCGCAGGAAGATGGCTCGCATATCGAACTGGCCTGGAAGATTGCGCGTCAGACATTCCAGTATTTCCCCTGGTATGACACGTCTGACGCTGCGCGCATTGCCGATGCAGAGCCGCCACGCGCGCTGGTTGAGGCCACGGTAAACGCTTATCTCAAGGCCGGCCCCGATTACGCACGTGCTTATCGTTTGGCTTTTGCCAATGAGCGGCCCGAGCAGTTGGCAGCGGTTACCGTACCGACCAGAGTAATGATGTGGCAGGATGCATTGCTCCTCGCCTACGGCGAGCGTCTGCGCCACGCAGGTCTGCCGAAGAATATCGAGTTTGTAGACGCTGCTGAGGGCATTGAGGCGCGTTATATCGCGCTGCGTGAGGCGTTTCTCAGTTTTGAAAGGTAG
- a CDS encoding aldehyde dehydrogenase family protein, whose product MNKIDARNPRTGALDYQFTATSADEVSAIAARLALGQASWAADLDSRLAALEAWAVSMETHREELFAAVTADTGRRSVSALEVDGMVRRIRYWIEQAPALLAPPPEARSGNAANVGYLLQGVPVGLVGVISPWNFPLTLSLVDAIPALAAGCAVLLKPSEITSRFAPVLQKTIDAVPELAAVFHVVVGAGETGGAVVDNVDMLCFTGSVGTGRKVAVRCAENFIPTCLELGGKDPAIVLADADLDIAADAILRSAAGSNGQACMSLERVFVHASVCDSFVAKICERAQALQFNGPDIHSGQLPPYIFGLQADKVAAQLQDALDKGAVMHCGGMPEDVGGGAWQRPTVLTNISTDMLLMHEETFGPLIPILPFDSDEQAVAMANDSQFGLSGSVFGNEDHAITVASQLQVGAVGINDASMTALIHDVEKQSFKHSGMGPSRMGDQGLLRFLKTRAIMIQRDKPATMAVFDESLMP is encoded by the coding sequence ATGAACAAGATCGACGCTAGAAACCCGCGCACCGGCGCGCTCGACTACCAATTTACGGCCACGAGTGCAGATGAAGTCAGTGCCATCGCAGCGCGGCTGGCACTGGGCCAGGCGAGCTGGGCCGCCGACCTCGACTCGCGCCTGGCAGCGCTGGAGGCCTGGGCAGTGTCCATGGAGACCCACCGCGAGGAACTGTTCGCCGCGGTGACCGCAGACACCGGGCGCCGCTCGGTATCCGCGCTGGAGGTGGACGGCATGGTTCGCCGCATTCGCTACTGGATTGAACAGGCGCCCGCCCTACTGGCTCCTCCACCCGAGGCTCGCTCAGGCAATGCGGCCAATGTAGGCTACTTACTACAGGGGGTCCCGGTAGGGCTTGTAGGCGTGATTAGCCCGTGGAATTTCCCCCTGACGCTTTCCCTGGTAGACGCGATTCCCGCACTCGCTGCGGGCTGCGCTGTGCTATTGAAGCCGTCTGAGATCACCTCCCGTTTCGCTCCGGTACTCCAAAAGACCATCGATGCTGTGCCCGAACTCGCCGCTGTATTCCATGTCGTGGTGGGTGCTGGTGAAACCGGCGGCGCCGTGGTCGACAACGTGGACATGCTCTGCTTTACCGGCTCGGTGGGCACGGGGCGAAAAGTGGCCGTGCGCTGTGCTGAGAACTTCATTCCCACCTGTCTCGAACTGGGCGGCAAGGACCCGGCCATCGTGCTGGCCGACGCAGACCTCGATATCGCTGCCGATGCGATCCTGCGCAGCGCGGCCGGTTCCAATGGACAGGCCTGCATGTCTCTCGAGCGCGTATTTGTACACGCCAGTGTCTGCGATAGCTTTGTGGCAAAGATCTGTGAGCGCGCCCAGGCACTGCAGTTTAATGGCCCCGACATTCATAGCGGCCAATTACCGCCCTACATTTTTGGTTTGCAGGCTGACAAGGTTGCAGCCCAATTACAGGACGCACTCGACAAGGGCGCTGTCATGCACTGCGGGGGGATGCCCGAGGATGTGGGAGGTGGCGCCTGGCAGCGCCCTACTGTGCTGACGAATATCTCAACGGACATGCTGTTGATGCACGAAGAAACCTTCGGCCCACTCATCCCCATCCTTCCCTTCGATAGTGATGAACAGGCCGTCGCCATGGCCAATGACAGCCAGTTCGGCCTGTCTGGTTCCGTCTTCGGAAATGAAGACCATGCGATTACTGTGGCGAGCCAGTTACAAGTGGGAGCCGTGGGCATCAACGATGCCAGCATGACAGCACTGATTCACGACGTGGAGAAACAGAGTTTCAAGCACTCCGGGATGGGGCCGTCACGTATGGGAGATCAGGGTTTGCTGCGCTTCCTGAAGACGCGGGCGATCATGATTCAACGAGACAAACCCGCGACCATGGCCGTATTTGATGAATCGCTGATGCCCTGA
- a CDS encoding lactoylglutathione lyase family protein, giving the protein MSTYPRTFSHIGISVPDVEKAAKFYSDVMGWYHIMEPTVITEESETPIGQMCIDVFGSGWGSFKIAHMSTGDKIGVEMFEFKNNEAPKDFEYWKTSTFHFCVQDPDIEGLVAKIVEHGGKQRMPIREYYPGEKPYRMCYVEDPFGLIFEVYSHSYELTYSQGAY; this is encoded by the coding sequence ATGAGTACATATCCAAGAACGTTTTCGCATATTGGAATTTCCGTTCCTGATGTTGAGAAAGCCGCCAAGTTTTACAGTGATGTCATGGGCTGGTATCACATCATGGAGCCAACAGTGATTACGGAAGAATCGGAGACGCCAATAGGCCAGATGTGTATAGATGTCTTCGGCTCTGGCTGGGGATCATTCAAAATCGCGCACATGTCGACCGGTGACAAGATTGGCGTCGAGATGTTCGAGTTCAAAAACAATGAAGCTCCGAAAGACTTCGAATACTGGAAGACAAGCACTTTCCACTTTTGCGTGCAGGATCCGGATATTGAAGGGCTGGTAGCAAAAATTGTCGAGCATGGCGGTAAGCAGCGGATGCCTATCCGCGAATATTACCCTGGGGAAAAGCCCTACAGGATGTGCTACGTCGAAGATCCGTTTGGACTCATTTTCGAGGTTTATTCACATAGCTATGAACTCACCTATTCGCAGGGAGCATATTGA
- a CDS encoding NADP-dependent oxidoreductase, whose protein sequence is MKTTQVQLASTPEGTPTEDNFSLVEVELPSLGESEVLCETQYLSLDPYMRSQISGRHLSGAVNPGQGMSGETIARVLESRSEAFAEGDLVRVMGGWQTHSIHAATEVAPVPSGDVPASYFLSALGMPGLTAYAGLIWQAKPQAGETVLIPAATGGVGAVAGQLAKSHGCRVIGIAGGAEKCRIATEELGYDACIDRLAGDVGEQLDALSPDGVDVFFDLVGGELLHQVSQRLKVGARVILCGMIAEYNAKERMPGPPPALWIIARATVYGLVVYDFESRRQEFVDAVAPLIDAGTLLVPEDMVEGLANAPALFCRLMRGENRGKAVVKVA, encoded by the coding sequence ATGAAAACGACACAGGTTCAGTTGGCCAGCACGCCTGAGGGCACGCCCACAGAAGACAATTTTTCCCTGGTAGAGGTAGAGCTGCCATCGCTCGGCGAGAGCGAAGTACTGTGCGAAACCCAGTACCTTTCTCTGGACCCCTATATGCGCAGTCAGATCTCCGGGCGGCATCTGTCCGGCGCGGTCAATCCCGGACAGGGAATGAGCGGCGAGACCATCGCGCGGGTGCTTGAATCTCGTAGTGAGGCTTTTGCCGAAGGCGATCTTGTGCGTGTGATGGGCGGTTGGCAGACCCACTCGATCCACGCTGCCACAGAGGTAGCCCCCGTGCCATCGGGTGACGTTCCGGCCTCCTATTTTCTTTCCGCCCTGGGTATGCCGGGCTTGACTGCCTACGCGGGCCTCATCTGGCAGGCCAAGCCCCAGGCGGGCGAGACGGTCCTGATTCCGGCAGCTACGGGCGGTGTAGGCGCCGTTGCCGGGCAGCTTGCCAAGAGCCACGGGTGCCGGGTCATCGGGATAGCGGGCGGTGCGGAAAAGTGCAGGATCGCCACCGAAGAGCTTGGCTATGATGCCTGTATTGATCGCCTCGCGGGAGATGTCGGTGAACAGCTCGATGCGTTGAGCCCTGATGGCGTGGACGTATTTTTCGATCTGGTGGGCGGCGAACTACTGCATCAGGTGTCGCAGCGTCTAAAAGTCGGCGCACGTGTCATCCTCTGTGGCATGATCGCTGAATACAATGCAAAGGAACGCATGCCGGGCCCGCCGCCGGCGCTGTGGATTATCGCGCGGGCGACGGTCTACGGCCTGGTTGTTTATGATTTCGAATCTCGTCGTCAGGAATTCGTCGATGCGGTCGCACCGCTGATTGATGCCGGAACCTTGCTTGTGCCGGAAGATATGGTTGAGGGGCTCGCCAATGCGCCGGCCCTGTTCTGCAGGCTGATGCGCGGCGAAAACCGCGGCAAGGCTGTGGTCAAAGTCGCTTAA